The genomic stretch CTTCTGATGTCTCCATGCCGATAATGATAGCTAGGGGGCCGGGGGccgggggccggggccggggctGGGGCAGCTGGGCAGCAGGAAGAAGAAGGCGGCCGGGGGCGGGGAGCCGCGGTGGGATCTGCGGACTGCGGCGGCCGCTCTATGAATTGCATGCCTCTATTATTGGAAGTGGTGAGTGTGGCATCTTTGCCCCCTCTTCCCCACTTTCCTCTTTCCTTTGCTTTCACTGTGTGGGGGTATCTTTTCGCTCACCAGAGACTGTGAATCTTCTGAAAATTGCATGTATGGCATGCCGTACCGGCACCCCTGACAACTGCATGAAAGGCGCCAAAGAGGGGGGCGCTGGGACAATAGCATATCAACGTCCTGCTAATTTGGCAGTGGCTCGGCGGGCGCAGACAGAGCTCGCCGCGCCGGTGTTTGTTTCTGGTTGTTTTTATTAGCCCTAGGGAGTAGGGACTTGCGGCTGCTTTGCATGTCAGCCTCCTTATTCCTGTGAAGCATATCTTGTTCATTCCCATGATGCGTCAATCTGTCATTGACCTATGCAAAAAAAAATAACTGTCACTGAACTCGCAACAATACTTtccctgtttagattgagaatgaaaattttttaggtgtcacatcgaatgtgtcggaagaatATCGGAaagagtttttagaaactaataaaaaaacaaattacatagctcgtcaggaaactgcaagacaaatctattaagcataattaatctatcattagcacatgtgggttactgtagcacttaaggctaatcatggagtaactaggcttaaaagattcgtctcgcgattttcaaccaaactgtgtaattagtttattttttttatctacatttaatgtttcatgcatgtgtccaaagattcgatgggatggatgaaaaatttttgggtgagtaactaaacagggcctaacagTGTTAGTTCGATTGATGGAACAGAAGTACATACTTCCACCTCATTAATCCACATTAGGTCATCTTATATATGTTATCTCTTCGACCAGCCACTACCAAAATGGTGGAGTTTtcctagtgtttttagttagtaataaaacactaccactagtcaaaacactagagaatcctcactaggagacatttactagggaaagtttatactaaattttgaatgctaaaacactaggagaaccccACATCACTAAGAGAAATTGAAAAATTTGGTTGTGAGCGGGCCGGGAACACAACGACGCTTCATAGATCCGAATGCTTCTCAAAGATCTTTTTTTCCCCCTGCTCATATGCAGACTAAGTTACACGGATACGGATACGTGTATCAGTATCCGAAGGATACAGATACGCGGATACGGCAATTTCCTAAAAAAACCCGATACGTGGATACGTTTactatttaaaaaataaaattaaaataataataataatgcatGTCTGAATTTTAAACTGGTAACAACAAAACATCACAATGAACTActcaagagtattattattacaaCATAGCAGCAACAGATTCCTATTTGGCTATTCCTCATTTGTTTCATTGTCATTGTCATCCACAATATCAACCGATGGCTCATCCAGACCAAAAGACACCGCTTGCAGTTCAGGTTCATCAAGGGACATATCAGCCACTTCTAgaatgccaacaccaccaagtgaatCAAAAGAATCCCCTCCTACATCCCACATCCTTGTTTCTCCTGTCTTGTATGCATCAGTTCttcttgatagatgtctcagatTTGAGTGCACAAAGACCAAATCTTCAGCACGCTCTGGAGTTAAGGCATTTCTCTTGACACTATGGACAAAGCTATAGGTGCTCCAGTTTCTTTCACAGCAAGAAGATGACGCTGGCTGGCTAAGCAATTTCATGGCCAAACTCATCAATTGGGGAGCAGACTGTCCATGATTTGTCCACCAAGTCATAGGGGAAACAGCCCATCTATCATGGATTGAATCAGGATCATTAAATTCTTCTGAACAACTAGAGAACCTTGAGTACTCTTCTTTTACTTTAGCCAATTCATCtgacatgggaaagaacttcttgaagCAAACCATCCTCATTTTTGATACCTCTTTATCCTTGTGGGGTGGTTCACGGCCTGGACCTTCTTCAAGCCACTTTTTGCTATAATATCTGCAATTAGCAATTCAGCAATATGGTTTTAGTGAATGAAAAAAATCTGCATAGACTATTCAAGTGAATGAAAAAAATCTCAATGGCAATTTGTACCTTGGATTAAGTGAATGAGCTAAACAATGAAGTGGATTATTTCCTTTTGTCCACCTAGCAATCAATATGTCATAAATAACCGAGTACAAGTCTGATTGCTCATCTTCTTGCTTTCCCTCATATCGATATATGACTTTCTTCACTTTCTCTATCATTGAATCCCACATCTCATAAACTAAGTGAAGACATGGTGTGTCGGTGTCTGTCAAACGAATCATTTCATATATAGGAGTAGTGATCTTAAGAATGTAGTCCACCTTGTCCCACCATACATCATTAAGTATCAAGTCCTTGACAATTTGGGCTGTTGGAGTTGGAGAATCATCTCTGACTTCTCTGTACACACTCCATTTGTCACTAATCACCATTTGTTGAAGGGCTGATTTTACCTCAACAAACCGCTTCAACATACATACAACAGAGGCAAATCTTGTTTCAGCAATAGAAAGTAACTTCAAACGGCTGAACTCATTGAACATTGAAAGCCGCATGCCATGATTCATAATGAAATTCTTTATCATAGCAGCCTCAGTTTTAACATCATGTATAAATTCAAGTTGCCCCCAAGCAAATAATTCTTCATCAGAAGGATTGTTTCCTATTTTAGGTTCACATATACTTTTCAAAGCAAGATTGAGGGTGTGCACAACACATGGTGTCCAAAATATGTTATCATACTCAGATTCTATTATGAGACCAGCACCTTTGCAATTTGCAGCATTGTCTGTAATGATTTGAACTACATTATGTCGACCTACTTCTTCAATTATGCCCTTCAACTTTTCTGCAATGTATTCTTTGGATTTGTAATCACCTTCACAATTATCagccctcaagaacataggtgacTTGTCAGAAACAGCAACAAAATTAATGATTGGTCGCCTCTGAGGATCAGACCAACCATCAGAGCAGATTGTGACTCCCTTCTCTGCCCATGTGCTCTTTGTGCTCTCCAACAAAGTCTCTATGTGCCTCCTTTCTTGCTTCAAAAGTCCCTCTCTAACTCTGTTGTAACCAGGAATCACATAACCTTGCATGTTGCGGCTGCAAGCAAAGGTaaaggcttctcgaagatatgGATTTCTCAGAAAATTGAAAGATACCCCTCCAGAATAAATTGCTCTACTGATTAAAGCATCCAAGTGCTTACGGTCTTCCAAAGCCCAAGCCTTTTCCAATGCAGAAACAGGCCCTCTCTTGTTTCTCTTTTTGCCGTCAGTATTGCTTGAGGAAGGAGCAGTAGGCAAAGAAACAGTTCTTGACTTGGATCTTTCCACTAGATTCTTGCACCTTTGAATTTCCTTCCTCATTTCACTAAGCATTTCATATGTAACATTAGGACATTTACCTATTCCCTTTCCTCCCTTCTGCAGCAAATGAGCTTCAACTCTAGTGTAACTACTCAGTTTTTGCATTGGACAGTACTTGCAGCGCCACATAGCATTCCCTCCACCAGTTCTAGGCTTCTCCAGAATGGTGACATGATCCCAAAGTGGAGCCTTGATGTCTGTTGTATTTGTGGCTGCAGATCCTATGCTATGACTAGCACTTGCACTAGCGTTGCTCATATTTGGAGATGCCATCTACTGCATACAAGAATACAAGCAACAAGAACTCACTAACTACAGATCGAGGGGGCAAAGAAATTCGTCACTGGAACCACAAGATGAGGAACAACTGAAGAAGGGGATGCTATCACGGGAAGAGGAGATTGAGAACAGAGAAGGGAGTGAACTCACAGGAGTTCCCCGGATCCACGTCGCAGGGATGGAGGCTCGTCGCGGTGGCCGCCCGGTGGCCGgcagcggaggcggaggcgcgtCGCGGTGAGCGAGCAGGCGCTGGGCTCGTCGCGGCAGCGGAGGCGGAGGCTCGTCGCGGAGGCGCGTCGCTGGTGGCCGGCGAGCGAGCAGGCGAGGCGCAGCCGCGCGGGATGCGAGTGCGACGGCGCGACGCGAGCGAGCAGGGGATGTCCAGGCGTGGCGTCGGGGATAGGATATGCCCCTGATATTGGGCTGGGCCGTATCCCCAAGGCTGATACGTATCAGCCCACGTATCAGATAATtgcgaaaataataaaaattcGGATACTTCCAGGATACGTATCCATGCCGTATCGGacacgtatccgtatccgaaacGTATCGGATACGCGATACGCGCCTTCCTGCAAGTATCCGTGTAACATAGCATGCAGACTTGCAGGACGTATAGTGGAATGGGAAAGCTGCAGTTAGAGAGCAAAGCATGAAGGGCTTACTGtagtattctctctctctctgtctctctcttcTGCTTCTGCGCCGTCGGAGGAGCTCAGCTTGCTCAGAAGACACCACACCGAACATGTGGTAGATAAAAGTATGGCACACAATGATTGCGGGCTCTCTTTCCCATTTGAAGATGCTGAGGATAGGTCACTTTCTACTGCCGCAGAGCAGATCCCCAGTCGCTAGCTATGGCCACTCTCTTTTGCATATATATAGTGCTCGCAGACCGTTGTACTTTGTCGTTGTTGTAGCCTGTACTCAGTAagaaaaaataaactaaaataCAAGGCATGCATGCTGATTACTGCAAGTCTGCAACAACGACTACGCCAACACAAAGAGGCCTGCTGGCCGCTGGTATGGAAAGTGGAAGGCAGTGCGTGCAGAAGTTAGGGCCCGTTTGGTTGCGTATATTAAGTTTATCGtcaatcacatcgaatatttcgaCACATACAtgtaatattaaatatagactatttacgaaactggTATCCACGAAATTGGTGATGCCGGAGAGCCAGTCCCTAGAGGAACGTCTCGGTGCAACTAAGCAGGTCACCGACATTGTCAGGGCAAAGGAGGATGCCGATGTTGGTGGGGCCGAGCACGGTGTGACGGGGGTAGAGGTGGGGGCGGCAGGAGTATGAGCGAAGGCCGGGCAGAGCGGCGAGGGTAGGCGCCACCGCTTTCATGCCTATGGGGATGAATTTGTATCGTGTCTAGAAGCTCTTGACGATTACAAGTGTGTCTAGCACGGTATCAGTTTGAGACATTTACAATATCATTATAAAAATATCTTTCGATGGCTTTTAACACAAAAAATATGTCCCATACCGTTTTATGTTGAGACGTCCATAAAAATCACGCCAAAAAGCATCTTTACACTACAATATAAATATTAATGGAGGCTGGCAAAAAAAAGTTAATGAAGGCGGGCATTGGAGCCGCCTCCAATCAAAGGTCACTGTTAATGCCGGATTAATAGAGATGGTTGCTTTGCCTGCCTCCATAAATCAaacagaaaaaacaaaaaagaaatccCCCATGTGGATAGGTCCGCCAAGCCCATCCACGGGGCAGCCGCCTTAGTCGCTAGACAGTGCGTAGACCGCGTGGGCGCACGTACTGCTAGGATCGGGCCGCTCACTACTAGATCCGGCTGCAGCCAACTGCATGCACCATCTCCCGCCGCATCTGGAGGTTGTGGAGGTGGAGCAGGCCACCGCCGCTATGGGGAGGAGGACCACGCTAGATCTGTGCcttgagagggagagggagcctgaaaggatcaagatgccaagaggggggggggtgaattgggtttctctaaaaatttaagcaacataTAAGCCTCAATTCAAACCATGTGCCTAATTGTGTTCTAAAAGGTtatcggataaaagttttgcatccTAGTTTCAACCATATTCTAGCAtgacaattctaagaatgtaaggtgctcaaagtaaatgctagaaaataaagGAGAAGAGGAAAAGGAGCGCcgtgatgttttgccgaggtatcagagagtcgccactccccACCAGTCCTTGTtcgagcacccgcgcaagggtcttgctcccccttggtctgcgcaaggaccaagtgctctctacgggctaatTCTTTGACACTTTGTCATGGTGAATCgcccacaagcttgacacgagccacccacaagaacaccgggtgatcttcgtgcatTCAAttaccaccgaaccgtctaggtgatgacgatcaccaagagtaacaagtaaagaactctcacttgacccaaacaaggctaaagagagtggtggatacacacttgaactcttgatTCTTACTCGAGAAggatctctcaagaaatcactcaaatctcaatcctctctaggctcttgcttctctcttgcaccacaaggtgtttctcagctgaacaaatgggcaagagagctctcttggacgaggtggagaagtataaatatCCCTCATCAAGTCCAAGAGCCAGCCACAAAAAATCAGCAGATTTCGTATGCATCGTGCGCTcttgatgttgcaccggatgCTCTCCGCAGAGAGTTCGGTGCCACTCCAATGGCTAGTTGTACTTTGAAAACCTGGTTACACCGTACGCATAGGAGCATTCGGTGTCCTCACCCtggatgcgtccggtgaggaAAACCCCTTCGACatgctccctgggtaagggaacgGATGCACCCGGGAGCGACCGGTGCTACATCCGGTGCCATACCCTACCGGACGCACAAACAGTCCCACTACTACGTTCGGTGCCAGCGTTCGGTGTCCAAAACATGTCACCACTTCGTCGAATCGTGAActttccaaaacaaagtttgaaCATCTCGGTCTAAGGACTCTctttgagctgcctagtgctagatttgaaaagtgtgcaccacacctaaacctaaagccttgcctaggtcaagctacccattcatcgcccctcttaatagtacagtCAAAGGAAAAAATAAAGTCCTAATTAAACTACTCTAAGAACCCTTCAACTCCAAATggtacttagacctagtctatcCTTTACGATGTccttcatcctttgaaaaccgaaatgatTTCCATCAACAAGCAGACACAAACTTAATAGTCCATTGATCatcattaccatgacctaactcaATTGAATTGttgctgcaaaacacacgttagtcatagtaatcaacattgtcattaatcaccgaaactcattaggggcctagatgctttcagAGCCCACCATGGTAGAATGAAGGTGGAGCACATGCCAGATCTAGCTTCCCTAACTGCACCACCACCGGATACTAGAGGGGTCAAGAAGGAGCATGTCCGTGGCTTAGGAGGGAGCAAGAGTCTGCCGTGGTGGAGAGGAGGAGGAATGCACACCGGATCCGCCTCCTTGCACCTGCTGGCTAGATTTGGCCTCCCTGCACTACCACTGGCTTAGGAGGGAGAGGGTGCACCGTCGGGCTCAGATGGATTGGGTCATAGGAGGGCTCACTACTACAACGAATCTTTTCTGAGGCGGACATTTTGGATTAACCGAGTCGGGCAAAGAAAACGCCTCGGATGACAGGTCATGGTAAATGGAGGTACTTTTCGAGACGTTTTCTTGTCCGCCTCGATTAatctaataaaaaataaaaaagaaaaatccatGATAAGCCTGCGAGCCCATCCACAGGCCCTCCCAACCCATCCATAGTTCGTCGTCGCTGCCGCCATTACTAACTGGATAGGCAGGTATCTAGATCCATCCCATCCCCATGCCAGATCTCGCCATCCCGCGCCAGATCCACGCCACCCCCGCTGGATCCAGACCATGGGGGAAGGAGCGGCGCCACCGCCTGGATAGGAAGCCGCGTGAGGGAGAGGAAGTCGTGCGTCCACCGGGGCTACGAGGCTGCACTCGCATGCCCTTGCTTTGCTTCACGCGCCACTTGCCACTACACCCTTGGAGGCCGCGCTCACCGCCATGCCCTTGGAGGTTGCGCCCACCATCGTGCCCTTGGAGGCCGTGCCAGCCGCCCTTGCTTTGCTACTCACAACGCCTGGTGCCCACCCTTGGAGGCCGCGCCCACTGCCGTGCCCTTAGAGGTCGCGCCCATCCTAGGACGCTGCACCCTTGGAGGCAGCGCGAGGGAGAGGGTCGGACTGCATGAGCGGAAGGAGAGGCGCAACTGTGCgagtgggagagagagagagaggagtgaCCAGAAACCCTAACCTCTTATATTTATACTCACTCTGGCTAACGGGCCTAGTCTGGGCTGGCTGGGCCTCAGAAATATTAACCAAGGCAGGCCTTATAAGTGGCCCGCCTCAGTTAATAGGTCTCTTTCTAGAGGCAAGCTCTTTTATAATAACCACCTCCGTTAATAGATTTTGCAAGGCGGTTTCTtataaccgcctcggttaataaaaaacgactgcctcggttaatgccagacattaaccgaggcggttcacATCCCTGTCCGCCTCGGAGGGAGTTTTAAAAAGGTcgcaataaatatttttttagtagtggcttccgagagagagagagaggcgccATCGGGCTAAAGGAAGAGGGGTTCGGGAGTGAGAGAAATGAAGTGACGAGAGAAGGAAAACCCTTGCTCTAGCTTATATATATGAGCCCACTAGACATATGTTTTGCGAGCTGAGCCGATATTATTGGAACGGGCCTTATAGTTGTTTGCCTGTGAAAATGAATTTATGGAGGCGGTTATCTTAAGGCGTCTGCCTCCATAAATTAATTTTAGAAGTCGGTTATTTTTTAACCACCTCCGTAAATTTTAGGAGGTGGTTATATATGACTGCCTCAGTAAATAAAAATGACCACCTTTATTAATAGTCCAACATTTTAGGAGACGTGTGGATTTTGTGCTCGCCTCCATCAATGTTTGGGTGCTATCTTCTAAAATCACTTGTGTAGTGGTGTTATGTGACTATCTAGAGACGTTTTTAGTGTGTGTTACTATAAAAGTGTGCCTAGAACAACTTTTTCATGTAGTGAAAGTTGTTGTCGCCGCTGCTCTCATGGCTCATCGCGACCGCGCGCGGCCGCCACAATCTCACAAAGGAGTCGGAGAGACACGAgtggaagagagtagagagaagagGCTCTAGGTATGATGAACATTTTTTTTTATGTAAAACTGGAGGGGTGATCACCCCTACAGTGCTTTATTAAAAAAGTTTAAAGTTACAGAACACAAGAAAGAGTTACAAGTGGGTTCAGGAGACAAAAAAGGAAACACAAAAAATTAGAAAGGACAAAACTAAAGATAAAGCTAAAGCAGATTTGCAGTCCATAGATCAATAATCGGGTGGTAGGATGGCTTCGTCCTATAGAGGAGTAGCCTCCATTCAGTCGTGAATTTAGCCTTAGCGCCCTGAAAGGAAGGATGAATGCCTCTGAAGATGAAGTCATTTCTGACTGACCAAATAGCCCATGCCATTATAATGATTGCCTCCATGAAGAAAGGAACGTTGAACTGATCTTTAAAACTCTGAAGGGTTTGTGAAGGACCCATATTCTGTTGAACAGTTGGGCAGCCATTTTGGGCTTTCATGGGCTGCGACTATTTTCTGGGccagtcaaacttttagctGAAGCTAAATAGGTCATTAATTAGCGGATATCTCCAGTTATCTCCGGCTATTAGCAGCAACGGTTGCTTACGCTAAAAATAGCTTCTTCTAGCTGTACTCCCAGCAGCTATCTTCGGCTATAGCAAGTCATAGGCCTTGTTTGACGGGCTTGCCAAATGATGGCTTGCTTGCAAAATAATGGCTTGCTTGCATGGCTGCAAGCCGCCTGCAACCCGCGCGCCATGGCAACTCCCGGAAAGGCCTCTCTGCCTCTCTCTTCCATTGCAACAGCATCTCGTCCTGCGAGTCGCTTTGCCGGTCCTTCCGTCCACGTAGCGCGCACAGGTGCCTCTCTGTCGTACGCGCGCCCATGCCGAGCACTTCGACGTCTGCGACATCTTTTTCACGAGCGCAGCCGCGCAGGGCTAGCCGACCCGGTGGCGCTTTCCATTCGGTCGACCGGTGCGGCTGTCGCCGGGGGCCCGATCGCGCGCCGATGTTTTCGGTTTTCTAAGGAATAACCCGCATCTCCCCTTCGTTGGATGCTCGCGCCAAGGCACAAAGGTGGTGACCACTGGCGGCTATGTCATGTCTGTGTCCGATCATGGGATGCTGCGTGTGACAAATCATCAATCAAAAAAGCGAAGTGGCCTTGGCACCCTACGCGAGCCAGATTCCCGCGAATCACCACAAAAACCAACGAAATGGGAGTCCGGCCCAGTTGTTGGAGACTCCAGTTCTGGCCCAGTAAATTCTTTCGCACTCCAACTCTGGCCCAGTACTTCTTTGTAGAAGAGGAAGCTCTGGCGCCTGGCCTATCGTGTGTGGTTGGCACTAAGTAGCGAGGTTTAGCAGCAGGCCCAAAATCAAGACGTGATTACTTGCAAGTTACTAGACCCGGGCCACCCAGGCCATGATGGAGTGGTGAGATCTCCTACATGTCGCCGTTGCTGTGCTGTGTGCTGCTGCCTGCCCACTACGCCGGCTTTCTATATGCTGAAACTTCTGAGGGCACGAGAGAACCAGAATCCTTCCATTGCACTACCAGTAGTCCTTGTCTGTACAACGAAGACCAAGCGAGGAGCCGAGGAACAACAAAGCTTGACACGAACGACTCCAAACGGATAAGGGAATGAAGGGGCCTTTGTCCCTGTCGGTGTAGACTCGAGAAAGCTGGAGGAGGAGAACTGGATATGTGTGTGCAGAACACACAGAACAGGTGGCAAGTGAGCGAGTGACAACTGGCCGGCCGGCCTGTAGTTACCAACTCGTTTTTGTACTGTAGTTACACCGGTCAGTGTCGTCGATGGCGAGCAGTCACCAACACGCGGTGAACCTTCAGTAGCCGACCACCGACTGCCGAGTGTCACGGCTTGTCACCATGCAACACCGAGTATTCGCCGAGCCTCTCCCCCCATCCCTATCTGTCCAGTGTCCACGACGcgagcggccggccggccggcatggagactaaggtcttgtttagaggtgaaatttttttaaagttcgttactgtagcactttcgtttgtttgtggtaaatattgtctaatcataatcTAACTagagttaaaagattcgtctcatgatttacagacaaactgtg from Sorghum bicolor cultivar BTx623 chromosome 3, Sorghum_bicolor_NCBIv3, whole genome shotgun sequence encodes the following:
- the LOC8072088 gene encoding uncharacterized protein LOC8072088, yielding MASPNMSNASASASHSIGSAATNTTDIKAPLWDHVTILEKPRTGGGNAMWRCKYCPMQKLSSYTRVEAHLLQKGGKGIGKCPNVTYEMLSEMRKEIQRCKNLVERSKSRTVSLPTAPSSSNTDGKKRNKRGPVSALEKAWALEDRKHLDALISRAIYSGGVSFNFLRNPYLREAFTFACSRNMQGYVIPGYNRVREGLLKQERRHIETLLESTKSTWAEKGVTICSDGWSDPQRRPIINFVAVSDKSPMFLRADNCEGDYKSKEYIAEKLKGIIEEVGRHNVVQIITDNAANCKGAGLIIESEYDNIFWTPCVVHTLNLALKSICEPKIGNNPSDEELFAWGQLEFIHDVKTEAAMIKNFIMNHGMRLSMFNEFSRLKLLSIAETRFASVVCMLKRFVEVKSALQQMVISDKWSVYREVRDDSPTPTAQIVKDLILNDVWWDKVDYILKITTPIYEMIRLTDTDTPCLHLVYEMWDSMIEKVKKVIYRYEGKQEDEQSDLYSVIYDILIARWTKGNNPLHCLAHSLNPRYYSKKWLEEGPGREPPHKDKEVSKMRMVCFKKFFPMSDELAKVKEEYSRFSSCSEEFNDPDSIHDRWAVSPMTWWTNHGQSAPQLMSLAMKLLSQPASSSCCERNWSTYSFVHSVKRNALTPERAEDLVFVHSNLRHLSRRTDAYKTGETRMWDVGGDSFDSLGGVGILEVADMSLDEPELQAVSFGLDEPSVDIVDDNDNETNEE